Proteins encoded in a region of the Coleofasciculus chthonoplastes PCC 7420 genome:
- the thiS gene encoding sulfur carrier protein ThiS: MTNSSEQITLQVNGESRTCAADTKLPQLLEQLDLNPRLVAVEYNGEILHRQFWSETQMKDGDQLEVVTIVGGG, translated from the coding sequence ATGACCAACAGTAGCGAGCAAATTACTTTACAAGTGAATGGTGAATCCCGTACCTGTGCGGCTGACACCAAATTGCCTCAGCTTTTAGAACAGCTTGACCTAAATCCGCGCTTAGTGGCGGTTGAGTACAATGGCGAGATTCTTCACCGCCAGTTTTGGTCAGAGACTCAGATGAAGGATGGGGATCAGTTGGAAGTTGTGACGATTGTTGGTGGCGGGTAG